A stretch of DNA from Alkalidesulfovibrio alkalitolerans DSM 16529:
CCTGGGCTGGCTCCTCAGTCGTTGGATAGCCAGTCGTCGCGTCACTCCCCCCCCTTCCACGTGGACCACGGGTCGCGAGAACATCCTGGGCATGCTCGACCTGGCTCTGAATCAACGGGCTCGCTTCGATATCGTGCTCGAAAACAAGGCAGCACGCAGCCGCTTTATCCCCTGCGCACTCGTGGCCAGCGGCGACGATGGCGTCTCCCTTGAACTTTCCGAGGTGATCCAGCTTTCGGACGAATGGCTTGACCAGAGGGCGAAGGTATATTTCAAACTCAAGCTGGAAGACCCGGACCTGCCGAGTTTCTTCGGTTTTGCGGCCGAAGTCGTGAACGTCGGAGTTTCGCCTCACGGAGCAACTGTCGTCACAGTACGGCTGCCCGACCGGATCGAACTGCGCCAGAAACGCTCCCGATTGCGCATCGAGCCGCCCTTCAAGCTCGTGCGCAACTTCACGGTCTGGCCTGAACAACGCAACGAAGAGGGCTCACTTTCGCAGGATCCCAGGGCATGGGGAACGCCTTTGCTGCGCCTCGACCCGAAAAATCCGCGCGCCGTTCGCATCCTCGACATCTCCGGCGGAGGCGTCAAGGTGCTCGTCCAACAGGGGACCATGCAACAGCGCTTCACCGGCGACAGACGGCCGCAATTCGTTCCGGGCGTGCGATTCTTCATCGACCTTGGACTGCACGATCCCAAGACTAACGCCCTCTTGCGGCTATTGCTGCACGCCACGGTCAAGACCGCCTCGACAAGAGGCTCTTCCCGGGATCTGGAAATGGGCATGGCCTTCACCGCAGAAGCGCGCATCTCTGCCGAATCCCCGGACCTGGTCGAATGGCGCGCCCTCACGGGGGATGCCAGCGTGGAAAGCATTGACAATTGGGTATTCAAACGTCATTTGGATTTGCATAGGGAGAAGGGAGTCGCCTGACCTTTTCCCCAACCTGCAACCAAGGAGTATCTTTTGGACGACAGTAGTCCTCAGGAAGGCGGTTTCTGGTCGAGTCTCGTCGGGATTTTCAAGAACAAGAACGGGCACACCCTCGAGGATGCCATTCGCGAGGCCTTGCGGGACGGTGAATTGACCAGCCACGATGTCCCGATGCTCCTCGGTGTCCTCCGCCTCCAACGTCTCTACGTTCATGAGCTCATGGTTCCCCGCACGGACATCGTCTGTTGCGAGGTTTCCGCTGGACTCGATGAAGTCTGCCGCCTCATCGTCGAGGAAGGCCATTCGCGCATTCCCATCTTCGAAGGCGACAAGGACAGCATCATCGGCATCATCCATTCCAAGGATCTGCTCGGCGTGCTGCTGACTCCGCCAGAGAAGCGTCCCGAAATCCGCGAGGTCATGCGACCGCCTCTCTTCATCCCCGAGAACAAGAACGTGCGCGATATGCTGCACGAATTTCTCAAACGCCGCCAACATCTGGCCATCGCCGTGGACGAGTACGGCGGTACGTCGGGTCTGATCACCCTTGAAGACGTCATCGAGGAGATCGTTGGCGACATCGAGGACGAGCACGACGTGGACGAGCCCGACGAGATCCAGGAACTGCCCGACGGCAGTCATCTGGTCAGTGGACGCCTGGAACTTGAGGAACTGAACGAGCGCTTCCTCGTCAACCTCATTTCCGATCAGGTCGAGACCATCGGCGGCTACCTGTGCGAGCTTACCGGTCGGGTCCCCAAGCAGGGCGAGACCTTCACCTTGCAGGGCCTACGGCTCACCGTGAAAGAAGCGGACAAGAAGCAGATTCGCTGGCTGCACCTGAAGACCGCCTCTCCGGGCATGGCCCAGGACGCCCTCGCGGCCGATCCCTCCAAGGCAAAACCGGGCGAATGATCCCGTGATGCTTCCCGCCGCCGCGAGCGTCCTCGGCGCATGGCTCGGCCATGCCAACCTCTGGCTGCACGTGCCTGCCGCCGTCCTTCTCCTGCCCGCCGGGCTGACCTTGGTCGGCCTGTTCGCGCCCACGCCGCGCAGGGCATTCTGGCGAGGGTTCTGGGCCGCGACCGCAGCCTTCACGGGTTGCCTCTACTGGATAGCCATCCCGGTTCACGATTTTGGTGGCCTGCCGTGGGCGCTGGCGGCCCCCTGCCCGGTGCTGGTCTCCATGTATCTGGCCCTGTACGCCGGAGTCTTCTGCTTCTTCACGCACCGCTTGGGATCGCGCCTTTCGCCCTGGCTGCTGGGTCCCGCTTGCGGCGCGCTGTGGGCCGGTCTCGAAGCCCTCCGGGAAGTCGCCCTGACGGGCTTTCCCTGGCTGACCCTGGTCTCGGCCTTCGCGCCTTGGCCCGTCATGCTTCAAGGCGCGTCCATCGTGGGCGGGCTCGGGCTCGGCCTGTTGCTGGCCACGGCCTCGGTCTGGCTCCTCGGTCTGCCGCGCCCGAACCTGCCCGTGCGATTCGCGGGGCTTCTGCTCCTGGCGGGGCTCACCGCTTTCGGCTGGCACAGACTGGACGCCCCCGACGAAGCGGCTGCGACCGCGCGCATCGGATTGGCCCAGGGTAGCATCGACCAGAGCCTGAAATGGAACCCCGAGCTCCAGGCCCACACGGTGCAGCGTTATCTGGCCCTCTCGCGCGAACTCGTTGACCGGCATGCGCCATCCCTCGTCATCTGGCCCGAGACGGCCCTGCCCTTCTACTACCAGGACGGGAACGAGCTTTCCCGCCAGGTCCGCGAGTTCGTCCGGGAACACGGCGCGGCCGTGCTCACCGGATCGCCCGCCTACACCCTGGACGTCGGTGCGAACGACTATACGCTCTTCAACCGGGCCTACCTGATCACGGGCGAAGGGCTGGCCGATCCGTTCTACGACAAGATGCACCTGCTTCCCTTCGGCGAATACGTCCCCTTCGGTGAATATCTGCCCCTCGAGAAGCTCGTCGAGGGCATCGGGGATTTCGCGCCCGGCGCGGACCCGCGGCCTCTCCGGCACGGTCCGGTTGCGGCCGGAATGCTGATCTGTTATGAGGCCATCTTCAGCGGGTCGGCGCAGGAGCGCGTGGCCCAAGGCGCGAACCTGCTCGTGACCATCAGCAACGACGCCTGGTTCGGAATTTCGAGCGCCCCCCTGCAGCATCTGCACCTGTCGCTCGTGCGCGCCGTGGAACAGGGGCGAGCCATGGCCCGAAGCACGAACACCGGCATTTCGGCCTTCATCGACTCCAGGGGCCGCGTTCACGAGTCCACGCCGCTCTTTCGGGAGGCTGTCGCCGTCATGGAGCTGACCCTCGCCGAGCCGACCACGCCGTACCACCGCCACCGCTCGCTGGTGCACGGCGTCGTCATCGTCCTGGCGCTGACGGCTGTGCTTGCCGGATGCCGCCGCACCCGGAAAAACTGATTCGAGGATTGCCCAGACCATGCTGCAATACGCCGACCTCAAGACCGAAAGCCTTCCGCTGATGGACAAGTACGACTCCTTGTGGAGGCGTCTTTGACCCCGCGGCCATTTCCGAACGCCTGACCGAAATCGAGCACGAGCTGACCAAACCCGGCGCATGGGACAGGCCTGAGGCACTACGCCCCATACTCAAGGAGAAAAGTCGCCTGGAAGACAAGGCGGCGAGACTTTCGGCACTGCGCAAGAGGCGCGACGACGTCGAGGAATGGCTCGTCCTGGCTCAGGATGAACAAAGCCAGGATGTCCTGACCGCGTTGCGCGAACAGATCGACGCCCTGGAGCGCCTCATCGAGGAAATGGAGTTGGCCGAGTTGCTCTCACAGCCCGAGGACAAAAGCGCAGCCATCCTCGAAATCCACCCTGGCGCAGGCGGGACCGAGGCCCAGGACTGGGCCGAGATGCTCCTGCGCATGTATCGCCGCTGGGCCGAACGCATGGACTTCAAGGTTTCCTTCCTCGACTTCCTGGAAGGCGACGAGGCGGGCGTAAAGAGCGTCACCCTGCAGATCGAGGGATCTTACGCCTACGGCTTTCTCAAGGGAGAAGCTGGAATCCACCGCCTGATTCGCATCTCCCCCTTCGATGCCTCGGGACGACGCCATACGTCGTTCGCATCGGTGGACGTCTACCCGGACGTCGAGGACGATATCGAGATCGATCTTCGCGAGGAGGATGTGCGCGTGGACACCTATCGTGCCAGTGGCGCGGGCGGGCAGCACGTCAACAAGACGAGCTCGGCGGTCAGGCTCACCCATCTGCCTACGGGCATCGTGGCTCAGTGCCAGACCGAAAAGTCGCAGATCCGCAACAAAGAGACCGCCTACAAAATTCTTCGGGCCCGACTGTACGAGGTCGAGGTCAAGAAGCGTCAGGCCGAGCGTCAAGCCCAGTACGAGACCAAGGAGGCCATCGGCTTCGGCAGCCAGATACGCACGTACACGCTTCAGCCCTACCGGCTGGTCAAGGACCACCGAACCGGCACGGAAATCGGCAACGTGGAGGCCGTTTTGGACGGCGAAATCGACCACCTCATTCGAAGCTACCTTC
This window harbors:
- the lnt gene encoding apolipoprotein N-acyltransferase; protein product: MLPAAASVLGAWLGHANLWLHVPAAVLLLPAGLTLVGLFAPTPRRAFWRGFWAATAAFTGCLYWIAIPVHDFGGLPWALAAPCPVLVSMYLALYAGVFCFFTHRLGSRLSPWLLGPACGALWAGLEALREVALTGFPWLTLVSAFAPWPVMLQGASIVGGLGLGLLLATASVWLLGLPRPNLPVRFAGLLLLAGLTAFGWHRLDAPDEAAATARIGLAQGSIDQSLKWNPELQAHTVQRYLALSRELVDRHAPSLVIWPETALPFYYQDGNELSRQVREFVREHGAAVLTGSPAYTLDVGANDYTLFNRAYLITGEGLADPFYDKMHLLPFGEYVPFGEYLPLEKLVEGIGDFAPGADPRPLRHGPVAAGMLICYEAIFSGSAQERVAQGANLLVTISNDAWFGISSAPLQHLHLSLVRAVEQGRAMARSTNTGISAFIDSRGRVHESTPLFREAVAVMELTLAEPTTPYHRHRSLVHGVVIVLALTAVLAGCRRTRKN
- a CDS encoding hemolysin family protein — its product is MDDSSPQEGGFWSSLVGIFKNKNGHTLEDAIREALRDGELTSHDVPMLLGVLRLQRLYVHELMVPRTDIVCCEVSAGLDEVCRLIVEEGHSRIPIFEGDKDSIIGIIHSKDLLGVLLTPPEKRPEIREVMRPPLFIPENKNVRDMLHEFLKRRQHLAIAVDEYGGTSGLITLEDVIEEIVGDIEDEHDVDEPDEIQELPDGSHLVSGRLELEELNERFLVNLISDQVETIGGYLCELTGRVPKQGETFTLQGLRLTVKEADKKQIRWLHLKTASPGMAQDALAADPSKAKPGE
- the prfB gene encoding peptide chain release factor 2 (programmed frameshift), with translation MLQYADLKTESLPLMDKYDSLWRRLDPAAISERLTEIEHELTKPGAWDRPEALRPILKEKSRLEDKAARLSALRKRRDDVEEWLVLAQDEQSQDVLTALREQIDALERLIEEMELAELLSQPEDKSAAILEIHPGAGGTEAQDWAEMLLRMYRRWAERMDFKVSFLDFLEGDEAGVKSVTLQIEGSYAYGFLKGEAGIHRLIRISPFDASGRRHTSFASVDVYPDVEDDIEIDLREEDVRVDTYRASGAGGQHVNKTSSAVRLTHLPTGIVAQCQTEKSQIRNKETAYKILRARLYEVEVKKRQAERQAQYETKEAIGFGSQIRTYTLQPYRLVKDHRTGTEIGNVEAVLDGEIDHLIRSYLLHVHG